Proteins encoded by one window of Aphis gossypii isolate Hap1 chromosome X, ASM2018417v2, whole genome shotgun sequence:
- the LOC126552330 gene encoding zinc finger MYM-type protein 1-like encodes MVDGKIDSVQFQVDKQMKKELIENTKKISAIIETIIFCGRQEIPLRGHKDYGRLSLNDPDNNDGNFRALLRYRAKNGDDTLKSHILNAGGKQMYSSPLIQNEIIELIGTYIQNIIIEKVKKTKFFTVLADETSDVQGIEQFSLVVRYFDEDINEIREDFLKFVPVHDVTGKGLATTVKNELQSLGLDLNYMRGQGYDGAAAMSGAFNGVQAIILEEYPMAIYTHCVSHSLNLVLNDASKLQPVRNCIGVIREISTFIRASVRRSNILKTKLCKQGLTPSRLMNYCDTRWVERHEAIVNFKNDILPIIETMEQIMLDNKDDETAARSFHKKLCDFEFLITLVTVSKMLAITHKISVSLQKPDIDLSSAIGHIELVKSVISDIRSNVEIEFKHLYLSAQAISSKLNVEPSIPRIVGEWTVWVKKWKMVDTTIEKIPKNALTALKVCQFDLFPNIYILLKILCTIPITTASVERSFSTLGRLKTYIRNQCGNVRLTGLALMTIHRNIPLQIDDITKEFNVT; translated from the exons atggttgATGGAAAGATAGATAGTGTACAATTTCAAGTCGATAAGCAAATGAAGAAAGAATTGATTGAAAACACCAAAAAAATTTCTGCAATAATtgagacaataatattttgtgggCGGCAAGAAATTCCCTTAAGAGGACATAAAGATTATGGTCGCTTAAGTCTGAATGATCCAGATAATAATGATGGGAACTTCAGAGCCTTGTTGCGCTATAGAGCTAAAAATGGGGACGATACTCTTAAATCTCATATCTTAAATGCTGGTGGAAAACAAATGTATTCAAGTCcattaatacaaaatgaaataattgaactaaTAGGGACttatattcaaaacattattattgaaaaagtgaaaaaaaccaaatttttcaCTGTGCTTGCTGATGAAACATCTGATGTTCAAGGAATTGAACAATTTTCATTAGTTGTTCGCTATTTTGATGaagatataaatgaaataagagaagattttttaaaatttgtgccAGTGCATGATGTTACAGGCAAAGGGTTAGCTACTACAGTAAAAAATGAACTACAGTCTCTTGGTCTTGATTTAAACTATATGCGTGGACAAGGGTATGATGGGGCTGCTGCAATGAGTGGAGCTTTCAATGGAGTACAAGCAATAATATTGGAGGAATATCCTATGGCAATTTACACCCATTGTGTCTCTCATTCATtgaatttggttttaaatgaTGCATCAAAATTACAACCGGTTAGAAACTGTATTGGAGTGATAAGGGAAATAAGTACTTTTATAAGAGCATCAGTGAGAAGatctaatatcttaaaaacaaaattatgtaaacaagGATTGACACCTTCACGTTTAATGAATTACTGTGACACTAGATGGGTAGAACGGCATGAAGCAATtgtgaatttcaaaaatgatattttaccaattattgAAACTATGGAACAGATAATGTTAGATAATAAAGATGATGAAACAGCTGCTCGAtcatttcataaaaaactttgtgattttgaatttttaataacattagtcACTGTTAGCAAAATGTTAGctataactcataaaatatcaGTAAGCCTACAAAAACCTGATATTGATTTAAGTTCTGCTATTGGGCACATAGAACTTGTAAAATCAGTCATAAGTGATATTAGATCAAATgttgaaattgaatttaaacacTTGTATTTAAGTGCTCAAGCTATTAGTTCTAAACTTAATGTTGAACCATCAATACCTAGGATTGTTG GTGAGTGGACAGTATGGgttaaaaaatggaaaatggtTGATACAACTATTGAAAAGATTCCAAAAAATGCTCTAACAGCTTTGAAAGTATGTCAATTTGATCTGTtccctaatatttatattctgctGAAAATTCTGTGTACAATACCAATTACTACTGCAAGTGTAGAGAGAAGTTTTTCAACTCTTGGAAgactaaaaacatatataagaAACCAATGTGGAAATGTTCGATTAACTGGATTAGCCTTAATGACAATTCATAGAAATATACCATTGCAAATTGATGACatt ACTAAAGAGTTTaatgttacataa
- the LOC126552331 gene encoding uncharacterized protein LOC126552331, with translation MRLSSSTSENLSTIVGPSLQRSPSKPDILSVGEIVADTLRCLASGKSMVDIMFNFRIGKSTISKLLLIVVLFKPSTDGWLKIANEFEAKWQMPQCVGALDGKRIAFARSGSVNFNHKVSHSTILMALCDANYNFTCVNIGMPGGCNDVGVFKASKMGKKMLNNTLHFPKASAISKNNINIPYYIVADEAFPFNTYMMRP, from the exons atgagatTATCATCCTCAACCTCTGAAAATCTTTCAACAATAGTGGGTCCTAGTCTTCAACGTTCACCTTCAAAGCCTGATATTTTATCTGTTGGGGAAATTGTTGCAGACACATTGAG atgtcTAGCTTCTGGTAAAAGTATGGttgatattatgttcaattttCGGATTGGAAAATCAACAATTTCCAAGTTATTATTGATCGTT gTATTATTTAAACCTAGTACGGATGGTTGGTTAAAAATTGCTAATGAATTTGAAGCTAAATGGCAAATGCCACAATGTGTTGGAGCTTTAGATGGAAAGCGCATA GCTTTTGCAAGGAGTGGTtctgtaaattttaatcataaagttAGCCATAGCACCATTCTTATGGCACTATGTGatgctaattataattttacttgtgTAAATATTGGAATGCCTGGTGGATGTAATGATGTTGGAGTGTTTAAAGCCAGTAAAATGGGCAAGAAAATGTTGAACAACACATTGCATTTTCCTAAAGCATCTgctattagtaaaaataacattaatataccaTACTATATTGTGGCAGATGAAGCATTTCCATTTAATACTTACATGATGAGACCCTAA
- the LOC114133006 gene encoding RISC-loading complex subunit tarbp2-like, protein MNKDMGSDLKNNAAHISSLNKTPVTIVQEYAAKNRLVPQYDLIFDGTSCSMVKFKYSLTVGNYVAVGQGSSKREAKHEAAFKLLNLMIDAKPQLLNTDFKKWDFDNHVVSPYENSIKVNAVGKLNEICANNKLGLPEFNLVREEGQPHVKLFTVSCQVAKLIVTAIHKTKKQAKHFAAVQMINKLMSIDKSLVMEEASQESDSKNIVDQVKLLKSKLLGVKSKVRPMDEDISNYHMLFKKSEFISTDTLDKVINQYKKTGKLELLEPFDILNKIVTENEMDLTSVPVEEVFDGVALAKFNCLLAIESVYPPIVGVGEADTVEQAKSIAATEVLHAICILLN, encoded by the coding sequence atgaataAAGATATGGGATCAGATCTGAAAAATAATGCTGCACACATCAGTTCATTAAACAAAACTCCAGTCACTATTGTACAAGAGTATGCGGCTAAAAATCGCCTTGTTCCTCAATACGATCTCATATTTGATGGTACTTCTTGTAGTATGGTCaaatttaagtatagtttAACTGTGGGTAATTATGTAGCTGTAGGCCAAGGGTCTTCCAAAAGAGAAGCTAAACATGAGGCCGCATTTAAGCttcttaatttaatgattgatGCTAAACCTCAATTATTGaatactgattttaaaaaatgggaTTTTGATAATCATGTGGTATCTCCATATGAAAACAGTATTAAAGTTAATGCTGTTGGAAAATTGAATGAAATTTGTGCAAATAATAAACTAGGATTGcctgaatttaatttagttagaGAAGAAGGTCAACCCCATGTTAAACTATTTACTGTGAGTTGTCAAGTagctaaattaattgtaacagCAATACACAAAACTAAAAAGCAGGCCAAACATTTTGCCGCTGTTCAGatgataaacaaattaatgtcAATTGACAAATCACTGGTTATGGAAGAGGCATCACAAGAATCAGACTCTAAGAACATCGTGGACCAGGTAAAACTTCTCAAATCAAAGCTTTTAGGTGTCAAAAGCAAGGTTAGACCTATGGATGAAGATATCAGCAACTATCAtatgctttttaaaaaatctgaatttatAAGTACGGATACACTAGATAAGGTTATCAATCAGTACAAAAAAACTGGTAAATTGGAATTACTTGAAccttttgacattttaaataaaattgtcactGAAAATGAAATGGACCTGACTTCAGTACCTGTAGAAGAAGTATTTGATGGTGTAGCACTagcaaaatttaattgtttacttgCTATAGAAAGTGTATACCCTCCTATTGTTGGTGTGGGTGAAGCTGACACCGTTGAACAGGCTAAATCTATTGCTGCAACAGAGGTACTTCAtgcaatttgtatattattaaattaa
- the LOC114132995 gene encoding keratin-associated protein 16-1-like, with amino-acid sequence MACPMDKLYQLEFVVKTMTRCSQPEDEGCGTAISIRFLGNQDQTVCEIPAPADCPSSGVTTVNVGNKYTFPMTGSGKCDPRSLRVSVRLHRMLGADTLPGRVELASGDLEVPVTVNPDRRRRPPSSLGGACTADCDDNAAANDNCEITVPMTSCHDGRTVAVLIVKARVWCIGSMMAAPIACPSPCPTLCKSSCPVPCPIPCKPICPTLCKPTCPTPCPTPCKPTCPTPCKPTCPTPCKPTCPTPCKPTCPTPCKPTCPTPCPTPCKPTCPTPCKPTCPTPCPIPCSGRPALKPSCPTRCSPPPDPCCRKKPTSACDPCRKKTMTIPCCPTGCPQPRPCRRPCCSTSTGSGGHQCPQQQYETVSCEIDGHKMDLRVRKKNFETCSVQRRIANEAEAFACRVMGVVKDMHGLVMDSSNSGGGGN; translated from the coding sequence ATGGCGTGCCCGATGGATAAACTATATCAGCTGGAGTTCGTGGTGAAGACAATGACTCGGTGCAGTCAACCGGAAGACGAGGGCTGCGGCACGGCCATCAGCATCCGGTTCTTGGGCAACCAGGATCAGACGGTGTGCGAGATCCCGGCACCAGCCGACTGTCCGTCATCCGGTGTGACCACCGTGAACGTCGGCAACAAGTACACGTTCCCGATGACAGGCTCCGGAAAGTGTGACCCGCGCTCGTTGCGCGTGTCCGTCCGGCTACACCGGATGTTGGGCGCGGACACGTTGCCTGGTCGCGTGGAACTGGCATCCGGCGATCTAGAAGTACCGGTGACCGTGAACCCGGACCGTCGCCGCCGGCCGCCTTCTAGCCTAGGCGGTGCGTGCACCGCTGATTGCGATGACAACGCCGCCGCTAACGACAACTGCGAGATAACTGTGCCGATGACCAGCTGTCACGACGGCCGGACGGTGGCCGTGTTGATTGTCAAGGCGCGCGTATGGTGCATCGGTTCGATGATGGCCGCGCCGATCGCGTGCCCTAGCCCGTGCCCTACCCTCTGCAAGTCTAGCTGCCCAGTCCCGTGCCCGATACCTTGCAAACCTATCTGTCCAACACTTTGCAAGCCCACCTGTCCGACCCCGTGCCCGACACCTTGCAAACCCACCTGTCCGACACCTTGCAAGCCCACATGTCCGACACCTTGCAAACCCACCTGTCCGACACCTTGCAAACCCACCTGTCCGACACCTTGCAAACCCACCTGTCCGACCCCGTGCCCGACACCTTGCAAACCCACTTGTCCAACACCTTGCAAACCCACTTGTCCCACCCCATGTCCGATACCCTGTAGCGGCCGCCCGGCGTTGAAACCATCATGTCCGACCCGCTGCTCGCCACCGCCAGATCCATGCTGCCGGAAGAAGCCGACGTCTGCGTGCGACCCATGCCGGAAGAAGACTATGACTATCCCATGCTGTCCCACAGGTTGCCCTCAACCGCGGCCGTGTCGTCGTCCATGCTGTTCCACTTCCACTGGTTCTGGTGGACACCAGTGCCCACAGCAACAGTACGAGACAGTGTCTTGTGAAATTGACGGACATAAGATGGACTTGCGCGTGCGCAAGAAGAACTTCGAAACATGCTCAGTGCAACGGCGGATCGCCAACGAAGCCGAGGCGTTCGCTTGTAGGGTAATGGGAGTCGTGAAAGACATGCACGGTCTCGTCATGGACTCGTCCAATAGTGGAGGTGGTGGCAACTGA